Proteins encoded together in one Pseudomonas arsenicoxydans window:
- a CDS encoding KGG domain-containing protein — translation MPNSRNSNSGNFANDRTKASEAGRKGGKTTTTTVDKDPAKPEMGRKGGQKSK, via the coding sequence ATGCCTAATTCAAGAAACTCGAACTCGGGAAACTTCGCCAACGATCGAACCAAGGCGTCTGAAGCCGGTCGCAAAGGTGGGAAAACTACCACCACGACGGTCGACAAAGATCCTGCGAAACCAGAAATGGGCCGCAAAGGTGGTCAGAAGTCGAAGTAG
- the fos gene encoding fosfomycin resistance glutathione transferase → MLTGLNHLTLAVTDLNRSVAFYQHLLQIRLDATWDTGAYLSLPGLWLCLSLDPLRKSEPAADYTHYAFNIDAANFPVFVERLRSAHVQEWRDNRSEGASFYFLDPDGHKLEAHVGDLVSRLAACREQPYAGMQFFDDQSADISVT, encoded by the coding sequence ATGCTCACCGGCCTCAACCACCTGACCCTCGCCGTCACCGACCTGAACCGCAGCGTGGCGTTCTATCAACATCTGCTGCAAATCCGCCTCGACGCCACGTGGGATACCGGCGCCTATCTCTCGCTGCCCGGCCTGTGGCTGTGCCTTTCCCTCGATCCTCTGCGTAAATCCGAACCCGCCGCCGACTACACCCACTACGCCTTCAATATTGATGCCGCTAATTTCCCGGTGTTTGTCGAACGCCTGCGATCTGCTCATGTACAGGAATGGCGTGACAATCGCAGCGAAGGCGCGTCTTTCTATTTCCTCGACCCGGACGGCCATAAGCTTGAAGCCCATGTCGGCGACTTGGTGTCACGGCTGGCCGCCTGCCGCGAGCAACCCTACGCGGGAATGCAGTTCTTCGACGATCAGTCAGCCGATATTTCAGTGACCTGA
- a CDS encoding LysR substrate-binding domain-containing protein: MLQKSLIRRLDLITLQLFVAVHEEGTLTRAATREAIAVSAASKRLMELEEAFGISLFVRQAKGMTLTAAGETLLHHARQMLFNVEKMGLELGEHSHGIRGYVRMLANLSAIIQFLPEDLRDFSARHSQVKTDLEERPSSGVIQGVLDGVADLGICSSDSDVKGLHSVLYRQDKLVVLMLPDHPLASRSSLAFVDTLDSDYVGLHAASSINMRTHAAARKAGKVLRLRIHVPGFDAMCRMVQANMGIGILPQKAYELFGRALGLHAVPLTDDWSDRALILVVRDEAALSPVSRMLFEHLRGPV, from the coding sequence ATGCTGCAAAAAAGCCTGATCCGCCGCCTCGACCTGATCACTCTCCAGCTGTTCGTCGCCGTCCACGAGGAAGGCACGTTGACCCGTGCTGCGACTCGTGAAGCGATTGCGGTGTCGGCGGCCAGCAAGCGGCTGATGGAGTTGGAGGAGGCGTTCGGGATCAGTCTGTTCGTGCGCCAGGCCAAAGGCATGACCCTGACGGCAGCCGGCGAAACCCTGCTGCACCATGCCCGGCAGATGCTGTTCAACGTCGAGAAAATGGGCCTTGAACTGGGCGAACACAGCCACGGTATTCGCGGTTATGTGCGCATGCTCGCCAACCTGTCGGCGATCATTCAGTTTCTGCCCGAAGACCTGCGCGATTTTTCCGCGCGTCATTCCCAGGTCAAGACCGACCTCGAAGAACGCCCCAGCAGCGGGGTGATTCAGGGGGTACTCGATGGCGTGGCCGACCTCGGGATCTGCTCCAGTGACAGCGACGTCAAAGGCCTGCACAGCGTCCTGTATCGCCAGGACAAACTGGTGGTGTTGATGTTGCCCGATCACCCGTTGGCCAGTCGTTCCAGCCTGGCCTTCGTCGACACGCTGGACAGCGATTACGTCGGCCTGCATGCCGCCAGTTCGATCAACATGCGTACACACGCCGCTGCACGCAAGGCGGGCAAAGTGCTGCGCCTGAGGATTCATGTGCCGGGGTTCGATGCGATGTGCCGCATGGTCCAGGCCAACATGGGCATCGGCATCCTGCCGCAAAAAGCCTATGAATTGTTTGGCCGGGCTCTGGGTTTGCATGCGGTGCCGCTGACGGATGACTGGTCGGATCGGGCGCTCATCCTGGTCGTGCGTGATGAAGCAGCGTTGTCGCCGGTGAGCCGGATGTTGTTTGAGCATTTGCGCGGGCCGGTCTGA
- a CDS encoding low affinity iron permease family protein: MKFAKISQRLALWAGSPKTFMGALILIALWGLSGPIFQFNDTWQLIINTSTTIITFLMVFLIQNTQNRDTDILHLKIDELLRANKEAQNAMLGLEALDLKQLEELRRHYRAMGEKDVHDLAGLAKPSKHKPDLNQC, translated from the coding sequence TCGCAGAGACTCGCTTTGTGGGCCGGTAGCCCCAAGACCTTTATGGGTGCATTGATCCTGATCGCTCTGTGGGGGTTGAGTGGTCCGATTTTTCAGTTCAATGACACCTGGCAGCTGATCATCAACACCTCCACCACGATCATCACGTTCCTGATGGTGTTCCTGATCCAGAACACGCAGAACCGCGATACCGACATCCTGCACTTGAAAATCGATGAGTTGCTGCGGGCGAACAAAGAGGCGCAGAACGCGATGCTGGGGCTGGAAGCATTGGACCTCAAGCAACTGGAGGAACTGCGCAGGCACTATCGCGCCATGGGCGAAAAGGATGTGCATGACCTGGCGGGGCTGGCGAAGCCGAGCAAGCACAAGCCCGATTTGAATCAATGCTGA
- a CDS encoding LysE family translocator, with product MTPSLLMAVLASGFIYGITPGPGVLAVFGIGAAHGRRAGAGFLCGHLLGDVVWCSTALIAIVGAREIGSTAFDVLGLLSGLYLFWLGLRAVRAKRSHSEAPQGPARQPFWHGILFGLTNPKAYPVAVATFTALLSSRAELLHWSMLPWLIVLSFVGGLMAYAILIGVVGARQVRILYQRHELAITRLCGVMFIGFAINALAHALPGLVSNKA from the coding sequence ATGACCCCATCGTTGCTCATGGCGGTTCTTGCCTCGGGCTTTATCTATGGCATAACGCCAGGGCCGGGTGTGTTGGCGGTGTTTGGCATCGGTGCCGCCCATGGCAGGCGGGCGGGGGCGGGTTTTTTGTGCGGGCATTTGTTGGGGGACGTGGTCTGGTGCAGTACGGCGCTGATCGCCATTGTCGGCGCTCGGGAGATCGGCAGCACCGCGTTTGATGTGCTGGGGCTGCTCAGTGGGCTGTACCTGTTCTGGCTCGGCTTGCGCGCCGTACGGGCCAAACGCAGCCATAGCGAGGCACCTCAAGGCCCGGCTCGCCAGCCTTTTTGGCACGGCATCCTGTTCGGGCTGACCAACCCCAAGGCTTATCCCGTGGCGGTGGCGACATTTACCGCGCTGTTGTCCAGTCGTGCGGAGTTGCTGCATTGGTCAATGTTGCCGTGGTTGATTGTTCTGAGCTTCGTCGGTGGCCTGATGGCCTACGCTATCCTCATTGGCGTCGTCGGTGCCCGGCAGGTTCGCATCTTGTATCAACGCCATGAACTGGCTATCACCCGGTTGTGCGGGGTGATGTTTATCGGTTTTGCCATCAATGCCCTCGCTCATGCGCTGCCGGGGTTGGTGTCGAACAAGGCTTGA
- a CDS encoding DUF4142 domain-containing protein codes for MSRMATRLCTAGFATLLGLFANCAFAQSPAEFINDASAKGMADIEASRLAHQKTESKEVKDYTIVVINDRTTANQHLAKIAKQLDLPVAPREAVVDKAKALMPQVPDGESFDQAYAASQVKTTQEAIDQLQQEAQTTDVPAIKAFAEETLPKLQNHLQMARALQAGR; via the coding sequence ATGAGCCGGATGGCCACCCGTTTATGCACTGCCGGTTTTGCCACGTTGCTGGGGCTGTTCGCCAACTGTGCCTTCGCCCAGTCGCCCGCAGAATTCATCAATGATGCATCGGCCAAAGGCATGGCCGACATCGAAGCCAGTCGCCTGGCGCACCAGAAAACCGAATCCAAAGAGGTCAAGGATTACACCATCGTCGTCATCAACGATCGCACCACCGCCAACCAGCATCTGGCGAAAATCGCCAAGCAGCTGGACCTGCCGGTGGCCCCCCGAGAGGCCGTGGTCGACAAAGCCAAGGCGTTGATGCCGCAAGTGCCGGACGGCGAGAGTTTCGACCAGGCCTATGCCGCCAGTCAGGTGAAAACCACTCAGGAAGCCATCGACCAACTTCAGCAAGAAGCACAGACCACCGATGTACCGGCGATCAAAGCCTTCGCTGAAGAAACCCTGCCCAAACTGCAAAATCATCTGCAAATGGCCAGGGCTTTGCAAGCCGGTCGCTGA
- a CDS encoding aminotransferase class I/II-fold pyridoxal phosphate-dependent enzyme — MNQTTHAANSFTNYRKIVSLADDDWETAENGKVAGLNVEVKSANRMVDQYGRAFHHFSTTSYLGLDHHPALLGGAMNTLWEVGTLRIANSKNHCKLAVLEQFETELSELFGAPCMSTLSCSAASAGILPLLASGLFTQNRPPVMAFDRLAHYSMNHLKAACADETRVLTCPHNDMDYLEDLCKKHAKVAYVADGAYSMGGVTDMDSLLYLKDRYGLFLYLDDSHALSAVGRFGAGLVRPRLPVLDDDCLVVASLAKSFGASGGLVMLGSEQQRKLIARYGGPSNWSQSLNSAAIGAGRASIELHRTPEFAALQEKLQGNIRLFDSLIRTEQHASNMAIRLIRCGKAALANSIAIELANLGFFTSAVFFPVVAQGMAAIRITLRADMEPTLIRHFCDLVTELLRNHARDIGQ; from the coding sequence ATGAACCAGACAACGCACGCAGCAAACAGCTTTACCAACTATCGAAAAATCGTCTCGCTGGCCGATGACGACTGGGAAACCGCGGAAAATGGAAAAGTCGCGGGACTAAACGTCGAGGTCAAAAGCGCGAATCGTATGGTCGACCAGTACGGACGGGCGTTTCATCACTTCTCCACCACCTCTTATCTGGGACTGGACCATCACCCCGCCCTGCTTGGCGGCGCCATGAACACACTGTGGGAAGTCGGCACACTACGTATCGCCAATTCGAAGAACCACTGCAAACTGGCGGTCCTGGAGCAGTTCGAAACCGAGCTGTCCGAGTTGTTCGGCGCCCCTTGCATGAGCACTTTGTCGTGTAGCGCAGCGAGTGCCGGGATCCTTCCGTTGCTGGCCAGCGGCTTGTTCACGCAAAACCGTCCGCCTGTCATGGCGTTCGACAGACTGGCGCATTACTCGATGAACCACCTGAAAGCCGCTTGCGCGGACGAAACCCGAGTCCTGACATGCCCGCACAACGACATGGATTACCTGGAAGACCTGTGTAAAAAACACGCCAAAGTCGCCTATGTGGCCGACGGGGCTTACAGCATGGGCGGGGTCACGGACATGGACAGCCTTTTGTACCTGAAAGATCGTTATGGGCTGTTTCTCTATCTGGACGATTCCCACGCGCTCTCCGCCGTAGGCCGTTTTGGCGCCGGTCTCGTGCGCCCCAGACTGCCTGTCCTGGATGATGACTGCCTGGTTGTTGCATCACTGGCCAAATCGTTTGGCGCCAGCGGCGGACTGGTGATGCTGGGAAGTGAGCAGCAAAGAAAACTCATTGCGCGTTATGGAGGCCCCAGTAACTGGTCGCAAAGCCTCAACAGCGCCGCGATCGGTGCAGGTAGAGCCTCCATCGAGCTTCATCGCACACCGGAATTTGCCGCGTTGCAGGAAAAACTTCAGGGTAATATCCGTCTCTTCGACAGCCTCATACGCACCGAACAACACGCCAGCAACATGGCGATTCGACTGATCCGTTGCGGTAAAGCAGCACTGGCCAACAGCATCGCCATCGAACTGGCCAATCTCGGTTTCTTTACCTCGGCCGTCTTCTTCCCGGTGGTAGCACAAGGCATGGCCGCTATCAGAATCACGCTGCGCGCCGATATGGAACCGACGTTGATCCGACACTTCTGCGACCTCGTCACCGAGCTCTTACGCAATCACGCCAGGGACATTGGCCAGTAA
- a CDS encoding MFS transporter, producing MSLNVLEAGASPSVSHDEEKALVSKVAWRLMPLIMVCYLFAFFDRINISFAKFQLQTDLSLSDTAYGLGAGLFVVGYVIFEVPSNMMLYKVGARRWIARIMMSWGLATAAMVFVNSEWQFYALRFVIGAMEAGFAPGVLYYLTLWFPQHYHGRITSMLFLSSAFAGLVGAPFSGLVLQHLDGFLDMRGWHWLFLLGGVPCIGLGLLVLTLLKDRIEDAHWLTPSEKTLLASRIAHHEPHKSGGSLLAALRIPGFLTLGLIYFLIQVASYGLNFWAPQLIRSAGTESPVMIGLLTAIPYICGAISMVVIGRLSDSTGERRKFVAGLVAVGAVGFFCAGIFANHTTFLIVALGLLGAGIIASIPSFWTLPPKLLAGAGAGAAGGIAVINTLGQFGGIVSPVMVGRIKDLTGSTTPALYVIGVCALIAVALLLWGLPQKLRTLDKF from the coding sequence ATGAGCCTCAATGTACTGGAGGCGGGCGCGAGCCCGTCCGTTAGCCACGACGAAGAAAAAGCCCTGGTCAGCAAAGTCGCCTGGCGCCTGATGCCGCTGATCATGGTCTGCTACCTGTTCGCCTTCTTCGACCGCATCAACATCAGCTTCGCCAAGTTCCAGCTGCAAACCGACCTGAGCCTGAGCGACACCGCCTACGGCCTCGGCGCCGGGCTGTTCGTGGTCGGTTACGTGATCTTCGAAGTGCCGAGCAACATGATGCTGTACAAGGTCGGCGCCCGACGCTGGATCGCCCGGATCATGATGTCCTGGGGACTCGCGACGGCGGCCATGGTCTTCGTCAACAGCGAATGGCAGTTCTACGCCTTGCGCTTCGTTATCGGCGCGATGGAAGCCGGATTCGCCCCTGGCGTGCTGTATTACCTGACCCTGTGGTTCCCGCAGCACTATCATGGACGCATCACCTCGATGCTGTTTCTGTCGTCGGCGTTTGCCGGACTGGTAGGCGCACCGTTCTCCGGGCTGGTGCTGCAACACCTCGACGGCTTCCTCGATATGCGCGGTTGGCATTGGCTATTTCTGCTCGGTGGTGTGCCGTGCATCGGCCTCGGTTTGCTGGTACTGACGTTGCTCAAGGACCGTATCGAAGACGCCCATTGGCTGACGCCGTCGGAAAAGACCTTGCTGGCCAGCCGCATCGCGCACCATGAACCGCACAAGAGCGGCGGTTCGTTACTCGCCGCGCTGCGGATTCCAGGTTTCCTGACCCTCGGGCTGATCTACTTCCTGATTCAGGTGGCGTCCTACGGCTTGAATTTCTGGGCGCCGCAACTGATCCGCAGCGCGGGCACCGAGAGCCCGGTGATGATCGGCTTGCTGACGGCCATCCCCTACATTTGCGGGGCCATCAGCATGGTGGTGATCGGGCGGTTGTCCGACTCGACCGGTGAACGACGCAAGTTTGTCGCCGGCCTGGTCGCCGTTGGGGCGGTCGGCTTCTTCTGTGCAGGGATCTTCGCCAACCACACGACTTTCCTGATTGTCGCGCTGGGCCTGCTCGGTGCCGGGATCATCGCGTCCATCCCAAGCTTCTGGACCCTGCCACCCAAACTGCTGGCCGGCGCGGGTGCCGGGGCCGCGGGCGGGATCGCGGTGATCAACACCCTCGGGCAGTTCGGCGGCATCGTCAGCCCGGTCATGGTCGGACGGATCAAGGACCTGACGGGCAGCACCACGCCGGCGCTGTACGTCATCGGTGTCTGCGCATTGATCGCGGTTGCGTTGCTGTTGTGGGGGTTACCGCAGAAGCTGCGCACGCTCGACAAGTTCTGA
- a CDS encoding sensor domain-containing protein: MATRNSAPLASYIDLLLDAVCAVDKQGRFVFVSAACERIFGYTPDELIGQQMIDMVHPADRQRTLDAAGEIMGGEPKLNFENRYLRKDGAVVHILWSARWSEVDQLRIAVARDITERKQAESRQAALYAISEAAHAAEDLLALFKRVHMIIGEWLPALNFSVALHDEHCAQLNFPYHVDDHEPQPEQPGTMTGRLCAEVIRSGQPILLTPDQDSPLEGFEWLVAGKDSPCWLGVPLNSQNGTIGALIVKSIPGGERYTEQDKELLQYVCAQVATAIERKQLHARLQRMAQYDPLTQLPNRELLRDRLKASLMLARADCGRMALLYVDLDRFKEVNDTHGHAVGDMLLQAVANRLKGCVRETDTVARIGGDEFVVLLHSIHSSEDADNVAGKIRQVLAQPLRLDGHNVNIQPSIGVAHYPEHGTEEKQLFRHADEAMYTAKRQNHQRLGV, encoded by the coding sequence ATGGCAACCAGAAATTCCGCGCCGTTGGCGAGCTACATCGATCTCTTGCTGGATGCCGTCTGTGCGGTGGATAAACAAGGTCGCTTCGTATTTGTCAGCGCGGCCTGCGAGCGTATTTTTGGCTATACCCCGGACGAGCTGATCGGTCAGCAGATGATTGACATGGTGCATCCCGCCGATCGGCAGCGGACCCTCGACGCTGCGGGCGAGATCATGGGCGGCGAGCCCAAGCTCAATTTCGAAAACCGCTACCTGCGCAAAGACGGCGCGGTGGTGCATATCCTGTGGTCGGCGCGTTGGTCTGAAGTCGATCAATTGCGCATCGCAGTGGCTCGCGACATCACCGAGCGCAAGCAGGCCGAGTCCCGGCAAGCGGCGTTGTATGCAATCTCCGAAGCGGCCCACGCGGCGGAAGATTTGCTGGCGCTGTTCAAACGAGTCCACATGATCATTGGCGAATGGCTGCCCGCGTTGAATTTTTCCGTGGCGCTGCATGACGAACACTGCGCGCAGCTCAATTTCCCCTATCACGTCGACGATCATGAACCGCAACCCGAGCAGCCGGGGACCATGACCGGGCGCCTGTGCGCCGAAGTGATTCGCAGTGGCCAGCCGATTCTGCTGACCCCGGACCAGGATAGCCCGCTTGAAGGATTCGAATGGCTGGTCGCCGGTAAGGATTCGCCGTGCTGGCTGGGTGTGCCGCTGAACTCGCAAAACGGCACCATCGGCGCGCTGATCGTCAAAAGCATACCGGGCGGCGAGCGCTACACCGAGCAAGACAAAGAACTGCTGCAATATGTTTGCGCCCAGGTCGCGACCGCGATCGAACGCAAGCAATTGCACGCCCGACTGCAGCGCATGGCGCAGTACGACCCACTGACGCAACTGCCCAACCGGGAGTTGCTGCGCGATCGACTCAAAGCCTCGCTGATGCTGGCTCGGGCCGATTGCGGGCGGATGGCGTTGCTGTACGTGGACCTCGACCGTTTCAAGGAAGTCAACGACACCCACGGCCATGCGGTCGGCGATATGCTGTTGCAAGCGGTCGCCAACCGGCTCAAGGGCTGTGTGCGTGAAACCGACACGGTGGCGCGCATCGGCGGGGATGAGTTTGTGGTGTTGTTGCACAGCATCCATTCGTCGGAAGATGCCGACAACGTGGCAGGAAAAATCCGTCAGGTATTGGCTCAGCCACTGCGCCTGGACGGGCACAACGTCAACATCCAGCCAAGCATCGGCGTTGCGCATTACCCCGAACATGGTACCGAGGAGAAGCAGCTGTTCCGGCATGCCGACGAGGCCATGTACACGGCCAAACGCCAAAATCACCAGCGTCTCGGCGTCTGA
- a CDS encoding hydroxymethylglutaryl-CoA lyase, whose protein sequence is MITDFSETLIVQEVSPRDGLQIEPTWVETVDKIALIDQLSLAGFSRIEAGSFVSPKAIPALRDGEEVFKGITRQPGVIYVALIPNLKGAQRALASSADELNLVMSASQTHNLANMRMRCEDSLAAFGEIVHYVGGTQVRLNGSIATSFGCPFEGKIDEDRVLQIVEAYQELGIQGITLADTTGMANPRQVDRLVRRVLQRVSPTDLTLHFHNTRGLGLCNVLAAYEAGARRFDAALGGLGGCPFAPGASGNICTEDLVNLCDEIGIHTGVDLPLLLKLSRGLPALLGHEVPGQLAKAGRNCDLHPTPS, encoded by the coding sequence ATGATCACCGATTTTTCAGAGACCCTGATCGTTCAGGAAGTCTCCCCCCGCGACGGCTTGCAGATCGAGCCGACCTGGGTCGAAACCGTCGACAAGATTGCCCTGATCGATCAGCTGTCGCTGGCCGGTTTCAGCCGCATCGAAGCCGGTTCGTTCGTGTCGCCCAAGGCCATTCCGGCGTTGCGCGATGGCGAGGAGGTGTTCAAGGGCATCACCCGGCAACCAGGCGTGATCTACGTTGCGTTGATCCCCAACCTCAAGGGCGCGCAACGGGCGCTGGCGTCTAGCGCCGATGAGCTGAACCTGGTGATGTCCGCCAGCCAGACACACAACCTGGCCAACATGCGCATGCGTTGCGAAGACTCGCTGGCCGCGTTCGGCGAAATCGTCCACTACGTGGGCGGTACGCAAGTGCGCCTCAACGGCAGCATCGCCACCTCTTTCGGCTGTCCGTTCGAAGGCAAGATCGACGAGGATCGCGTCCTGCAAATCGTCGAGGCCTATCAGGAACTCGGGATCCAGGGCATCACCCTGGCCGACACCACCGGCATGGCCAATCCGCGCCAGGTTGATCGTCTGGTGCGGCGGGTGTTGCAGCGGGTTTCACCGACGGATCTGACCCTGCATTTCCACAACACTCGCGGGCTTGGGTTGTGCAACGTGCTGGCGGCCTACGAGGCTGGCGCGCGGCGCTTCGATGCGGCCCTCGGCGGGCTCGGTGGCTGTCCGTTCGCGCCGGGTGCCTCGGGCAATATCTGCACTGAAGATCTGGTCAATCTGTGCGATGAAATCGGCATTCACACCGGCGTCGACCTGCCGCTGTTGCTGAAATTGTCCCGAGGGTTGCCGGCGCTGCTGGGTCATGAAGTGCCCGGTCAGTTGGCCAAGGCCGGACGCAATTGTGATTTGCATCCAACGCCGTCCTGA
- a CDS encoding CaiB/BaiF CoA transferase family protein has product MTAPLSAIKVIEIGTLIAAPFAARMLAEFGAEVIKIEAMGQGDPLRKWRKLHEGTSLWWYLQSRNKKSLALNLKSPEGIELVKQLATSADVLIENLRPGALEKLGLGWDVLHALNPNLTLVRISGYGQTGPYRDRPGFGAIGEAMGGIRYTTGTPGSPPARVGVSLGDSLASLHAVIGALMSLLRVKTGQGGGQVVDVSLAESVFNVMESLVPEYDMLGHVRERSGGALPGIAPSNTYLTADGAYVVIAGNSDPIYKRLMEVVGRRDLADAAEFAHNDGRALKSNVLDAAITHWTSSLPIDEVLAALEAAEVPAGRIYSVADIVADPHYQARDMLLSADLPGGATVKMPGIVPKMSETPGGVNWSGPSLGQHTDGILAELGLTVSDIERLKTAGVVQ; this is encoded by the coding sequence ATGACTGCCCCGTTAAGTGCAATCAAAGTGATCGAGATCGGCACGCTGATCGCCGCGCCGTTCGCCGCGCGCATGCTCGCCGAGTTCGGCGCCGAAGTGATCAAGATCGAAGCCATGGGCCAGGGTGACCCGCTGCGCAAATGGCGCAAGCTGCACGAAGGCACGTCGCTGTGGTGGTACCTGCAATCGCGAAACAAGAAGTCCCTGGCGCTGAACCTGAAATCCCCCGAAGGCATTGAACTGGTCAAGCAACTGGCGACCAGCGCCGACGTGTTGATCGAAAACCTGCGCCCAGGTGCCCTGGAGAAACTCGGCCTGGGCTGGGACGTACTGCACGCCCTCAATCCCAACCTGACGCTGGTGCGCATTTCCGGTTACGGCCAGACCGGCCCGTACCGCGACCGTCCGGGGTTCGGCGCCATCGGCGAGGCCATGGGCGGGATTCGCTACACCACCGGCACCCCCGGTTCTCCGCCGGCGCGGGTCGGCGTCAGCCTCGGCGATTCCCTGGCGTCGCTGCACGCGGTTATCGGTGCGTTGATGTCGCTGCTGCGGGTCAAGACCGGGCAGGGCGGCGGGCAAGTGGTCGATGTGTCCCTGGCCGAAAGCGTGTTCAACGTGATGGAAAGCCTGGTGCCGGAATACGACATGCTCGGCCATGTTCGTGAGCGCAGCGGCGGCGCGTTGCCAGGCATCGCGCCGTCCAATACTTACCTGACAGCCGATGGCGCCTACGTGGTGATCGCCGGCAACAGCGACCCGATTTACAAGCGGCTGATGGAAGTGGTCGGCCGTCGCGATCTGGCCGACGCAGCAGAATTCGCCCATAACGACGGTCGTGCATTGAAAAGCAATGTGCTCGACGCGGCGATCACGCACTGGACCAGCAGCCTGCCGATCGACGAGGTGTTGGCCGCGCTGGAAGCTGCAGAAGTGCCGGCCGGGCGCATCTACTCGGTGGCCGACATTGTTGCCGATCCGCACTATCAGGCGCGGGACATGCTGCTCAGCGCCGACCTGCCCGGCGGCGCCACGGTGAAAATGCCCGGCATCGTGCCGAAAATGTCCGAAACCCCGGGCGGCGTGAACTGGTCCGGGCCAAGTCTGGGCCAGCACACCGACGGCATTCTCGCGGAACTGGGCCTTACCGTTTCGGACATCGAACGCCTGAAAACTGCAGGGGTGGTGCAATGA
- a CDS encoding MFS transporter has protein sequence MKSSTTLLVTCSTVFLAQLGMSIYLPALPEIARDLSADASQVSWGLAVYLIGMAMPMLFWGSLGQRLGRKPVLLAALGIYGLGNLALPLSQTLESFLLWRLVQGIGASGISVMARVLIRDSFRGDLLAKALSWISISFVVALGIGQYLGSIIQVAVGWPAIFYLLGGVSLLMAMIVARVRFALLAEDNIPLSAWPSYWRILRNRAFLLPALAGGLGYGVIVAFNTAAPLILQGPFNWSAVEYGLLGWPISAAYFLGALGVNAFVLRTGQRWLMTAGVGLVLGGSTVMLLGSIAGTSIALLFWLPYCVAVFGQSLNYPISLSLANNGSPVGGAYAMALSGFIHQLMAAIIGAIASLIASQQAWPLSLFCTLLALGAMLCVMLAPGRQTD, from the coding sequence ATGAAGAGCAGCACCACCCTTCTTGTCACCTGCAGCACAGTGTTTCTTGCCCAACTGGGCATGAGCATTTACTTGCCGGCGCTGCCGGAGATTGCCCGGGATCTGTCCGCCGATGCCTCGCAGGTGTCCTGGGGGTTGGCGGTGTACCTGATTGGCATGGCAATGCCGATGTTGTTCTGGGGCAGCCTCGGTCAGCGCCTTGGCCGCAAACCTGTGTTGCTCGCCGCACTCGGGATCTATGGGCTGGGTAACCTTGCCCTGCCCTTGAGTCAGACGCTTGAATCGTTCCTGTTGTGGCGACTGGTCCAAGGGATTGGTGCCAGCGGGATTTCGGTCATGGCACGGGTACTGATCCGCGACAGTTTTCGCGGTGACCTGCTGGCCAAGGCGCTGTCCTGGATATCGATTTCCTTTGTGGTGGCGCTGGGCATCGGCCAGTACCTGGGGTCGATCATCCAGGTGGCAGTGGGTTGGCCGGCGATTTTCTATCTGTTGGGTGGCGTGAGCCTGTTGATGGCGATGATTGTGGCGCGTGTCAGGTTTGCGCTGCTGGCGGAGGACAATATTCCATTGTCCGCCTGGCCCAGTTACTGGCGCATCTTGCGTAACCGAGCTTTCCTGCTGCCGGCACTCGCCGGTGGCCTGGGATATGGCGTGATCGTCGCGTTCAATACGGCGGCGCCGCTGATTCTGCAAGGCCCTTTCAACTGGTCCGCCGTGGAATACGGGCTGTTGGGCTGGCCGATCAGCGCGGCGTATTTTCTGGGGGCGTTGGGGGTCAATGCCTTCGTGCTTCGTACCGGCCAACGCTGGCTGATGACCGCGGGCGTGGGCTTGGTATTGGGCGGCAGCACGGTGATGTTGCTGGGGAGCATCGCGGGTACATCCATTGCGCTGCTGTTCTGGTTGCCATACTGCGTCGCAGTGTTCGGGCAGTCTTTGAATTACCCGATCAGCCTGTCACTGGCCAACAACGGCTCGCCGGTCGGCGGGGCTTATGCGATGGCGTTGAGCGGTTTCATTCACCAACTGATGGCCGCCATCATTGGCGCGATTGCCAGCCTGATCGCCAGCCAGCAAGCGTGGCCACTGTCCCTGTTTTGCACCTTGCTGGCATTGGGCGCGATGCTCTGCGTGATGCTCGCGCCCGGTCGTCAAACCGACTAG